In Nostoc sp. UHCC 0926, a single genomic region encodes these proteins:
- a CDS encoding sensor histidine kinase produces MSAEEPSTDELPTIEFPSRGKLKASSWRIHQKIGYGYFVAIGIGFFGSLTGLVIANYYRGREVRQFNQAYEQGQLLSNYKDAVVGAQLHSSNLVAVLENSQQLQSKKADFLKNVEKAKQLESKIAGFIDSKPKRLAATSSTLQTLLLDYKTNLKAYVDQIEVVLKEVDSQQVQPQQISSARSQLLTIMRGETAIRLDQLSESLANILQTAEVQEQERQKAVEEAKVVERFIVIMSMLVSVAIAAIVAWRTSRAIAEPVITVTQVAEQVARKSNFDLRAPVTTEDEIGLLAKSLNRLIERVSERTKELQQAKELAEAASKAKSVFLANVSHELRTPLNAVIGLSQLLEDDATDLGLSGDFITDLETINSAGKHLLHLINEILDLSKIEAGKMTLYPETFEIATLIHNVVLTVKPTIEKNANVLEVHIDQQLGIMYADQTRMRQVLLNLLSNAGKFTTNGKVMLTVNREKDEFRLEAPLGMITFTVTDTGIGMSHRQQQQLFQPFTQGDTSTTKKYGGTGLGLAISRHFCQMMGGEIIVKSEPGVGSTFTIRLPMTVQD; encoded by the coding sequence GTGTCAGCCGAAGAGCCATCGACAGACGAACTCCCGACCATAGAATTTCCCTCACGAGGGAAACTCAAAGCCAGTTCTTGGCGCATCCATCAAAAAATTGGCTATGGGTATTTTGTAGCTATCGGAATTGGCTTTTTTGGCTCACTGACTGGGTTAGTGATTGCCAACTACTACCGGGGAAGAGAAGTCAGGCAATTCAATCAAGCCTATGAACAAGGACAACTACTGAGTAATTATAAAGATGCAGTAGTAGGGGCGCAATTGCATAGCTCTAACCTAGTTGCTGTATTGGAAAATTCACAACAGCTGCAAAGTAAAAAAGCCGATTTTCTGAAAAATGTTGAAAAAGCCAAGCAACTAGAGTCAAAAATTGCCGGATTCATCGATAGTAAACCTAAAAGACTAGCAGCAACAAGTTCGACTTTACAGACGTTATTGCTGGATTACAAGACTAATTTAAAAGCTTACGTTGACCAAATAGAGGTCGTCTTAAAGGAAGTTGACTCCCAGCAAGTGCAGCCTCAGCAGATTTCCTCTGCCCGATCGCAGTTATTGACAATTATGCGTGGTGAAACAGCCATCCGGCTAGACCAGCTTTCTGAAAGCTTGGCTAACATCCTGCAAACTGCTGAAGTTCAAGAGCAAGAAAGGCAAAAAGCTGTTGAAGAGGCAAAAGTAGTTGAGCGATTCATCGTGATTATGAGTATGCTGGTTTCGGTAGCGATCGCAGCCATTGTAGCATGGCGTACCAGTCGGGCGATCGCTGAACCAGTTATCACTGTCACCCAAGTAGCGGAGCAAGTTGCAAGAAAATCTAATTTCGATTTGCGAGCTCCAGTCACCACTGAAGATGAAATTGGCCTACTCGCCAAATCTCTAAATCGTCTGATTGAACGAGTATCTGAGCGAACAAAAGAACTACAACAAGCTAAAGAATTAGCCGAAGCTGCTAGCAAAGCAAAAAGCGTATTTTTGGCCAATGTCAGCCACGAATTACGCACGCCATTAAATGCTGTCATTGGCTTAAGCCAACTTCTAGAAGACGACGCCACCGATCTTGGTTTATCGGGAGACTTTATCACAGACTTAGAAACAATTAATTCTGCTGGTAAGCATCTACTGCACTTAATTAACGAAATCCTCGACTTGTCAAAAATTGAAGCGGGGAAAATGACCCTCTATCCAGAGACATTCGAGATTGCAACCCTGATTCATAACGTTGTCCTCACAGTCAAACCGACTATAGAAAAAAATGCCAATGTCTTAGAAGTACATATTGATCAGCAACTTGGCATCATGTACGCCGATCAAACCAGGATGCGGCAGGTGTTGTTAAACTTACTAAGTAACGCCGGCAAGTTCACTACAAACGGCAAGGTGATGCTAACAGTCAACAGAGAAAAGGATGAATTCCGACTGGAGGCTCCTTTGGGCATGATTACTTTCACCGTTACCGACACAGGCATAGGTATGTCTCACCGTCAACAGCAGCAGTTATTTCAACCTTTTACACAAGGAGATACCTCGACGACGAAAAAGTATGGAGGTACGGGACTGGGGTTGGCAATTAGCCGCCACTTTTGCCAGATGATGGGTGGTGAGATTATTGTCAAAAGTGAACCGGGAGTTGGCTCTACTTTCACTATTCGTCTACCAATGACTGTGCAGGATTGA
- a CDS encoding carbonic anhydrase, translated as MERRDFLKLGMTGAFGMMLTASDFLWRVEQVKAAEMPPNLPESLNPDAALQKLMEGNQRFVQHQPQYPDQSALRLQEVAQAQHPFATILSCADSRVPAEIVFDQGIGDIFDVRIAGNIATSEAIGSIEYAVVLLGSPLLMVMGHERCGAVTAAVQNESLLGDIGTFVKAIKPAVEKVKDQSGDAVENAVVANVQYQLQRLKRSQLLTEQVRSGKLKIVGGRYDLDTGRVSIIS; from the coding sequence ATGGAACGTCGTGACTTTTTGAAGTTAGGAATGACCGGAGCGTTTGGGATGATGCTAACTGCCAGCGATTTCCTCTGGCGGGTGGAACAGGTTAAAGCTGCCGAAATGCCTCCAAACCTCCCTGAATCCCTCAATCCCGATGCAGCATTGCAAAAGCTGATGGAGGGAAATCAGCGGTTTGTTCAGCATCAACCCCAATACCCCGATCAATCTGCGCTGCGGTTGCAGGAAGTTGCTCAAGCTCAACATCCATTTGCAACTATTCTCAGTTGTGCGGATTCACGAGTCCCCGCAGAAATTGTTTTCGATCAGGGCATTGGGGACATCTTTGATGTTCGGATTGCCGGAAATATTGCCACGTCTGAAGCGATCGGCAGTATTGAATATGCGGTTGTCTTGTTAGGTTCTCCGCTGCTGATGGTGATGGGTCATGAGCGTTGTGGGGCAGTAACGGCCGCTGTACAAAACGAATCGTTACTCGGTGATATTGGTACTTTTGTGAAGGCAATTAAGCCAGCAGTGGAAAAGGTCAAGGATCAGTCGGGTGACGCGGTTGAAAATGCTGTGGTTGCAAATGTACAATATCAACTTCAACGGTTGAAGCGATCGCAGCTTTTAACTGAGCAGGTGCGATCGGGCAAATTGAAAATCGTCGGAGGTCGTTACGATTTGGATACAGGGAGGGTGAGTATCATTAGTTAA
- a CDS encoding P-II family nitrogen regulator, translating to MHVVKKIEIIANSFELGKILDRLDKSGVHSHAVIRNVAGKGLRGTTEDLDMTMLDNVYIVAFCMPEEIKRVVENIKPLLNKFGGSCYVSDVMEIRSVRCVASM from the coding sequence TCGCCAACTCCTTTGAGCTTGGCAAAATTTTAGATCGTTTAGACAAGTCGGGTGTACATAGCCATGCCGTAATCAGAAATGTTGCTGGTAAAGGATTACGAGGAACGACAGAAGATTTAGACATGACCATGCTTGATAATGTTTACATCGTCGCGTTTTGTATGCCAGAAGAAATCAAGCGGGTTGTAGAAAACATCAAGCCATTGCTCAACAAATTCGGAGGTAGTTGCTACGTTTCGGATGTGATGGAAATTCGCTCTGTAAGATGTGTTGCCTCCATGTAG